The Capra hircus breed San Clemente chromosome 25, ASM170441v1, whole genome shotgun sequence genome has a window encoding:
- the HAGHL gene encoding hydroxyacylglutathione hydrolase-like protein isoform X4 encodes MKVKVIPVLEDNYMYLVIEERTREAVAVDVAVPKRLLEIVGREGVSLTTVLTTHHHWDHARGNAELARLLPGLVVLGADERICALTRRLAHGEELQFGAIHVRCLLTPGHTLGHMSYFLWEEECPDPPAVFSGTGCPVPTCPTSPCPIPLSDPPNSPGDALSVAGCGSRLEGTAQQMYQSLVETLGTLPPETVFCGHEHTLGNLEFAQKVEPYNDHVKAKLSWAKQRDEDDVPTVPATLGEELLYNPFLRVAEESVRKFTGKVAPADVLDVLCRERASFERAAEPLQPQARALLALQWGLLSTPRQK; translated from the exons ATGAAGGTCAAAGTCATCCCTGTGCTTGAGGACAACTACATGTACCTGGTCATCGAGGAGCGCACGCGGGAAGCTGTGGCCGTGGACGTGGCCGTGCCCAAAAGG CTGCTGGAGATCGTGGGCCGGGAGGGGGTATCACTGACCACTGTGCTGACAACCCATCACCACTG GGACCACGCTCGCGGCAACGCAGAACTGGCGAGGCTGCTGCCTGGTCTGGTGGTGTTGGGTGCGGACGAGCGCATCTGTGCGCTGACGCGCAGGCTGGCACATGGCGAGGAGCTGCAG TTTGGGGCCATCCACGTGCGCTGCCTCCTGACACCTGGCCACACCTTGGGCCACATGAGCTACTTCCTGTGGGAAGAGGAGTGTCCGGACCCTCCCGCCGTGTTCTCGGGTACTGGCTGCCCTGTAcccacctgccccacctccccGTGCCCCATTCCTCTCTCTGACCCACCCAACTCCCCAGGGGATGCACTGTCCGTGGCCGGCTGCGGCTCACGCCTGGAGGGCACAGCTCAGCAGATGTACCAGAGCTTGGTGGAGACCTTGGGCACCCTGCCCCCCGAGACA GTATTCTGCGGTCACGAGCACACGTTGGGCAACCTCGAGTTCGCACAGAAAGTGGAGCCTTACAATGACCACGTGAAGGCTAAGCTGTCGTGGGCCAAG CAGAGGGATGAGGATGATGTGCCCACAGTGCCTGCAACTCTGGGCGAGGAACTCCTTTACAACCCCTTCCTGAGGGTGGC AGAGGAGTCTGTGCGCAAGTTCACGGGGAAGGTGGCCCCAGCCGACGTCCTGGATGTGCTCTGCAGGGAGCGAGCGAGTTTCGAGAGGGCGGCTGAGCCGCTGCAGCCACAGGCCCGGGCTCTCCTCGCGCTGCAGTGGGGGCTCCTGAGCACACCCC
- the HAGHL gene encoding hydroxyacylglutathione hydrolase-like protein isoform X1, translating to MKVKVIPVLEDNYMYLVIEERTREAVAVDVAVPKRLLEIVGREGVSLTTVLTTHHHWDHARGNAELARLLPGLVVLGADERICALTRRLAHGEELQFGAIHVRCLLTPGHTLGHMSYFLWEEECPDPPAVFSGTGCPVPTCPTSPCPIPLSDPPNSPGDALSVAGCGSRLEGTAQQMYQSLVETLGTLPPETKVFCGHEHTLGNLEFAQKVEPYNDHVKAKLSWAKAAGDGAKLPGVARQGGDWGLCSFQQRDEDDVPTVPATLGEELLYNPFLRVAEESVRKFTGKVAPADVLDVLCRERASFERAAEPLQPQARALLALQWGLLSTPRQK from the exons ATGAAGGTCAAAGTCATCCCTGTGCTTGAGGACAACTACATGTACCTGGTCATCGAGGAGCGCACGCGGGAAGCTGTGGCCGTGGACGTGGCCGTGCCCAAAAGG CTGCTGGAGATCGTGGGCCGGGAGGGGGTATCACTGACCACTGTGCTGACAACCCATCACCACTG GGACCACGCTCGCGGCAACGCAGAACTGGCGAGGCTGCTGCCTGGTCTGGTGGTGTTGGGTGCGGACGAGCGCATCTGTGCGCTGACGCGCAGGCTGGCACATGGCGAGGAGCTGCAG TTTGGGGCCATCCACGTGCGCTGCCTCCTGACACCTGGCCACACCTTGGGCCACATGAGCTACTTCCTGTGGGAAGAGGAGTGTCCGGACCCTCCCGCCGTGTTCTCGGGTACTGGCTGCCCTGTAcccacctgccccacctccccGTGCCCCATTCCTCTCTCTGACCCACCCAACTCCCCAGGGGATGCACTGTCCGTGGCCGGCTGCGGCTCACGCCTGGAGGGCACAGCTCAGCAGATGTACCAGAGCTTGGTGGAGACCTTGGGCACCCTGCCCCCCGAGACA AAGGTATTCTGCGGTCACGAGCACACGTTGGGCAACCTCGAGTTCGCACAGAAAGTGGAGCCTTACAATGACCACGTGAAGGCTAAGCTGTCGTGGGCCAAG GCTGCGGGTGACGGAGCCAAGCTGCCTGGGGTTGCCAGACAAGGCGGTGACTGGGGCCTGTGCTCGTTCCAGCAGAGGGATGAGGATGATGTGCCCACAGTGCCTGCAACTCTGGGCGAGGAACTCCTTTACAACCCCTTCCTGAGGGTGGC AGAGGAGTCTGTGCGCAAGTTCACGGGGAAGGTGGCCCCAGCCGACGTCCTGGATGTGCTCTGCAGGGAGCGAGCGAGTTTCGAGAGGGCGGCTGAGCCGCTGCAGCCACAGGCCCGGGCTCTCCTCGCGCTGCAGTGGGGGCTCCTGAGCACACCCC
- the HAGHL gene encoding hydroxyacylglutathione hydrolase-like protein isoform X2, with protein MKVKVIPVLEDNYMYLVIEERTREAVAVDVAVPKRLLEIVGREGVSLTTVLTTHHHWDHARGNAELARLLPGLVVLGADERICALTRRLAHGEELQFGAIHVRCLLTPGHTLGHMSYFLWEEECPDPPAVFSGTGCPVPTCPTSPCPIPLSDPPNSPGDALSVAGCGSRLEGTAQQMYQSLVETLGTLPPETVFCGHEHTLGNLEFAQKVEPYNDHVKAKLSWAKAAGDGAKLPGVARQGGDWGLCSFQQRDEDDVPTVPATLGEELLYNPFLRVAEESVRKFTGKVAPADVLDVLCRERASFERAAEPLQPQARALLALQWGLLSTPRQK; from the exons ATGAAGGTCAAAGTCATCCCTGTGCTTGAGGACAACTACATGTACCTGGTCATCGAGGAGCGCACGCGGGAAGCTGTGGCCGTGGACGTGGCCGTGCCCAAAAGG CTGCTGGAGATCGTGGGCCGGGAGGGGGTATCACTGACCACTGTGCTGACAACCCATCACCACTG GGACCACGCTCGCGGCAACGCAGAACTGGCGAGGCTGCTGCCTGGTCTGGTGGTGTTGGGTGCGGACGAGCGCATCTGTGCGCTGACGCGCAGGCTGGCACATGGCGAGGAGCTGCAG TTTGGGGCCATCCACGTGCGCTGCCTCCTGACACCTGGCCACACCTTGGGCCACATGAGCTACTTCCTGTGGGAAGAGGAGTGTCCGGACCCTCCCGCCGTGTTCTCGGGTACTGGCTGCCCTGTAcccacctgccccacctccccGTGCCCCATTCCTCTCTCTGACCCACCCAACTCCCCAGGGGATGCACTGTCCGTGGCCGGCTGCGGCTCACGCCTGGAGGGCACAGCTCAGCAGATGTACCAGAGCTTGGTGGAGACCTTGGGCACCCTGCCCCCCGAGACA GTATTCTGCGGTCACGAGCACACGTTGGGCAACCTCGAGTTCGCACAGAAAGTGGAGCCTTACAATGACCACGTGAAGGCTAAGCTGTCGTGGGCCAAG GCTGCGGGTGACGGAGCCAAGCTGCCTGGGGTTGCCAGACAAGGCGGTGACTGGGGCCTGTGCTCGTTCCAGCAGAGGGATGAGGATGATGTGCCCACAGTGCCTGCAACTCTGGGCGAGGAACTCCTTTACAACCCCTTCCTGAGGGTGGC AGAGGAGTCTGTGCGCAAGTTCACGGGGAAGGTGGCCCCAGCCGACGTCCTGGATGTGCTCTGCAGGGAGCGAGCGAGTTTCGAGAGGGCGGCTGAGCCGCTGCAGCCACAGGCCCGGGCTCTCCTCGCGCTGCAGTGGGGGCTCCTGAGCACACCCC
- the HAGHL gene encoding hydroxyacylglutathione hydrolase-like protein isoform X7 codes for MKVKVIPVLEDNYMYLVIEERTREAVAVDVAVPKRLLEIVGREGVSLTTVLTTHHHWDHARGNAELARLLPGLVVLGADERICALTRRLAHGEELQFGAIHVRCLLTPGHTLGHMSYFLWEEECPDPPAVFSGDALSVAGCGSRLEGTAQQMYQSLVETLGTLPPETKVFCGHEHTLGNLEFAQKVEPYNDHVKAKLSWAKQRDEDDVPTVPATLGEELLYNPFLRVAEESVRKFTGKVAPADVLDVLCRERASFERAAEPLQPQARALLALQWGLLSTPRQK; via the exons ATGAAGGTCAAAGTCATCCCTGTGCTTGAGGACAACTACATGTACCTGGTCATCGAGGAGCGCACGCGGGAAGCTGTGGCCGTGGACGTGGCCGTGCCCAAAAGG CTGCTGGAGATCGTGGGCCGGGAGGGGGTATCACTGACCACTGTGCTGACAACCCATCACCACTG GGACCACGCTCGCGGCAACGCAGAACTGGCGAGGCTGCTGCCTGGTCTGGTGGTGTTGGGTGCGGACGAGCGCATCTGTGCGCTGACGCGCAGGCTGGCACATGGCGAGGAGCTGCAG TTTGGGGCCATCCACGTGCGCTGCCTCCTGACACCTGGCCACACCTTGGGCCACATGAGCTACTTCCTGTGGGAAGAGGAGTGTCCGGACCCTCCCGCCGTGTTCTCGG GGGATGCACTGTCCGTGGCCGGCTGCGGCTCACGCCTGGAGGGCACAGCTCAGCAGATGTACCAGAGCTTGGTGGAGACCTTGGGCACCCTGCCCCCCGAGACA AAGGTATTCTGCGGTCACGAGCACACGTTGGGCAACCTCGAGTTCGCACAGAAAGTGGAGCCTTACAATGACCACGTGAAGGCTAAGCTGTCGTGGGCCAAG CAGAGGGATGAGGATGATGTGCCCACAGTGCCTGCAACTCTGGGCGAGGAACTCCTTTACAACCCCTTCCTGAGGGTGGC AGAGGAGTCTGTGCGCAAGTTCACGGGGAAGGTGGCCCCAGCCGACGTCCTGGATGTGCTCTGCAGGGAGCGAGCGAGTTTCGAGAGGGCGGCTGAGCCGCTGCAGCCACAGGCCCGGGCTCTCCTCGCGCTGCAGTGGGGGCTCCTGAGCACACCCC
- the HAGHL gene encoding hydroxyacylglutathione hydrolase-like protein isoform X6 yields MKVKVIPVLEDNYMYLVIEERTREAVAVDVAVPKRLLEIVGREGVSLTTVLTTHHHWDHARGNAELARLLPGLVVLGADERICALTRRLAHGEELQFGAIHVRCLLTPGHTLGHMSYFLWEEECPDPPAVFSGTGCPVPTCPTSPCPIPLSDPPNSPGDALSVAGCGSRLEGTAQQMYQSLVETLGTLPPETKVFCGHEHTLGNLEFAQKVEPYNDHVKAKLSWAKRDEDDVPTVPATLGEELLYNPFLRVAEESVRKFTGKVAPADVLDVLCRERASFERAAEPLQPQARALLALQWGLLSTPRQK; encoded by the exons ATGAAGGTCAAAGTCATCCCTGTGCTTGAGGACAACTACATGTACCTGGTCATCGAGGAGCGCACGCGGGAAGCTGTGGCCGTGGACGTGGCCGTGCCCAAAAGG CTGCTGGAGATCGTGGGCCGGGAGGGGGTATCACTGACCACTGTGCTGACAACCCATCACCACTG GGACCACGCTCGCGGCAACGCAGAACTGGCGAGGCTGCTGCCTGGTCTGGTGGTGTTGGGTGCGGACGAGCGCATCTGTGCGCTGACGCGCAGGCTGGCACATGGCGAGGAGCTGCAG TTTGGGGCCATCCACGTGCGCTGCCTCCTGACACCTGGCCACACCTTGGGCCACATGAGCTACTTCCTGTGGGAAGAGGAGTGTCCGGACCCTCCCGCCGTGTTCTCGGGTACTGGCTGCCCTGTAcccacctgccccacctccccGTGCCCCATTCCTCTCTCTGACCCACCCAACTCCCCAGGGGATGCACTGTCCGTGGCCGGCTGCGGCTCACGCCTGGAGGGCACAGCTCAGCAGATGTACCAGAGCTTGGTGGAGACCTTGGGCACCCTGCCCCCCGAGACA AAGGTATTCTGCGGTCACGAGCACACGTTGGGCAACCTCGAGTTCGCACAGAAAGTGGAGCCTTACAATGACCACGTGAAGGCTAAGCTGTCGTGGGCCAAG AGGGATGAGGATGATGTGCCCACAGTGCCTGCAACTCTGGGCGAGGAACTCCTTTACAACCCCTTCCTGAGGGTGGC AGAGGAGTCTGTGCGCAAGTTCACGGGGAAGGTGGCCCCAGCCGACGTCCTGGATGTGCTCTGCAGGGAGCGAGCGAGTTTCGAGAGGGCGGCTGAGCCGCTGCAGCCACAGGCCCGGGCTCTCCTCGCGCTGCAGTGGGGGCTCCTGAGCACACCCC
- the HAGHL gene encoding hydroxyacylglutathione hydrolase-like protein isoform X5, which produces MKVKVIPVLEDNYMYLVIEERTREAVAVDVAVPKRLLEIVGREGVSLTTVLTTHHHWDHARGNAELARLLPGLVVLGADERICALTRRLAHGEELQFGAIHVRCLLTPGHTLGHMSYFLWEEECPDPPAVFSGDALSVAGCGSRLEGTAQQMYQSLVETLGTLPPETKVFCGHEHTLGNLEFAQKVEPYNDHVKAKLSWAKAAGDGAKLPGVARQGGDWGLCSFQQRDEDDVPTVPATLGEELLYNPFLRVAEESVRKFTGKVAPADVLDVLCRERASFERAAEPLQPQARALLALQWGLLSTPRQK; this is translated from the exons ATGAAGGTCAAAGTCATCCCTGTGCTTGAGGACAACTACATGTACCTGGTCATCGAGGAGCGCACGCGGGAAGCTGTGGCCGTGGACGTGGCCGTGCCCAAAAGG CTGCTGGAGATCGTGGGCCGGGAGGGGGTATCACTGACCACTGTGCTGACAACCCATCACCACTG GGACCACGCTCGCGGCAACGCAGAACTGGCGAGGCTGCTGCCTGGTCTGGTGGTGTTGGGTGCGGACGAGCGCATCTGTGCGCTGACGCGCAGGCTGGCACATGGCGAGGAGCTGCAG TTTGGGGCCATCCACGTGCGCTGCCTCCTGACACCTGGCCACACCTTGGGCCACATGAGCTACTTCCTGTGGGAAGAGGAGTGTCCGGACCCTCCCGCCGTGTTCTCGG GGGATGCACTGTCCGTGGCCGGCTGCGGCTCACGCCTGGAGGGCACAGCTCAGCAGATGTACCAGAGCTTGGTGGAGACCTTGGGCACCCTGCCCCCCGAGACA AAGGTATTCTGCGGTCACGAGCACACGTTGGGCAACCTCGAGTTCGCACAGAAAGTGGAGCCTTACAATGACCACGTGAAGGCTAAGCTGTCGTGGGCCAAG GCTGCGGGTGACGGAGCCAAGCTGCCTGGGGTTGCCAGACAAGGCGGTGACTGGGGCCTGTGCTCGTTCCAGCAGAGGGATGAGGATGATGTGCCCACAGTGCCTGCAACTCTGGGCGAGGAACTCCTTTACAACCCCTTCCTGAGGGTGGC AGAGGAGTCTGTGCGCAAGTTCACGGGGAAGGTGGCCCCAGCCGACGTCCTGGATGTGCTCTGCAGGGAGCGAGCGAGTTTCGAGAGGGCGGCTGAGCCGCTGCAGCCACAGGCCCGGGCTCTCCTCGCGCTGCAGTGGGGGCTCCTGAGCACACCCC
- the HAGHL gene encoding hydroxyacylglutathione hydrolase-like protein isoform X3, with the protein MKVKVIPVLEDNYMYLVIEERTREAVAVDVAVPKRLLEIVGREGVSLTTVLTTHHHWDHARGNAELARLLPGLVVLGADERICALTRRLAHGEELQFGAIHVRCLLTPGHTLGHMSYFLWEEECPDPPAVFSGTGCPVPTCPTSPCPIPLSDPPNSPGDALSVAGCGSRLEGTAQQMYQSLVETLGTLPPETKVFCGHEHTLGNLEFAQKVEPYNDHVKAKLSWAKQRDEDDVPTVPATLGEELLYNPFLRVAEESVRKFTGKVAPADVLDVLCRERASFERAAEPLQPQARALLALQWGLLSTPRQK; encoded by the exons ATGAAGGTCAAAGTCATCCCTGTGCTTGAGGACAACTACATGTACCTGGTCATCGAGGAGCGCACGCGGGAAGCTGTGGCCGTGGACGTGGCCGTGCCCAAAAGG CTGCTGGAGATCGTGGGCCGGGAGGGGGTATCACTGACCACTGTGCTGACAACCCATCACCACTG GGACCACGCTCGCGGCAACGCAGAACTGGCGAGGCTGCTGCCTGGTCTGGTGGTGTTGGGTGCGGACGAGCGCATCTGTGCGCTGACGCGCAGGCTGGCACATGGCGAGGAGCTGCAG TTTGGGGCCATCCACGTGCGCTGCCTCCTGACACCTGGCCACACCTTGGGCCACATGAGCTACTTCCTGTGGGAAGAGGAGTGTCCGGACCCTCCCGCCGTGTTCTCGGGTACTGGCTGCCCTGTAcccacctgccccacctccccGTGCCCCATTCCTCTCTCTGACCCACCCAACTCCCCAGGGGATGCACTGTCCGTGGCCGGCTGCGGCTCACGCCTGGAGGGCACAGCTCAGCAGATGTACCAGAGCTTGGTGGAGACCTTGGGCACCCTGCCCCCCGAGACA AAGGTATTCTGCGGTCACGAGCACACGTTGGGCAACCTCGAGTTCGCACAGAAAGTGGAGCCTTACAATGACCACGTGAAGGCTAAGCTGTCGTGGGCCAAG CAGAGGGATGAGGATGATGTGCCCACAGTGCCTGCAACTCTGGGCGAGGAACTCCTTTACAACCCCTTCCTGAGGGTGGC AGAGGAGTCTGTGCGCAAGTTCACGGGGAAGGTGGCCCCAGCCGACGTCCTGGATGTGCTCTGCAGGGAGCGAGCGAGTTTCGAGAGGGCGGCTGAGCCGCTGCAGCCACAGGCCCGGGCTCTCCTCGCGCTGCAGTGGGGGCTCCTGAGCACACCCC